From a region of the Castanea sativa cultivar Marrone di Chiusa Pesio chromosome 10, ASM4071231v1 genome:
- the LOC142613115 gene encoding receptor-like cytosolic serine/threonine-protein kinase RBK2 produces MKKKVDYSSPVGVLEDYFKSSEFETCSSKEHNVDHEVQQHSKPTTRWHGFVQLLRSRSKKSLATMHPLSVMKLSRRISGSMREAKAMFPSFCADTDLNYTRLPWKNFSLYELQTATNYFSHENLIGKGGYAEVYKGCLRDGQLVAIKRQTKGTADEIIGDFLSELGIMAHVNHPNTAKLIGYGTEGGMHLVLELSPHGSLASLLYGSKEKLGWGIRYKIALGTAKGLVYLHEGCQKRIIHRDIKAANILLTEEYEPQICDFGLAKWLPKEWTHHTVSKFEGTFGYLAPEFLLHGIVDEKTDVFAFGVLLLELVTGRRALDYSQQSVVLWAKPLLKKNHIRELVDPSLSDDYNSRQLNLVLLVSSLCIQQSSIRRPSMSQVLQLLNGDLSCLKCIKSSRTAFFQRAFHEEFIGAEECNPIKT; encoded by the exons ATGAAAAAGAAGGTAGATTATTCTTCTCCTGTTGGAGTTCTTGAGGACTATTTTAAGAGCTCAGAATTTGAAACATGTTCTTCAAAAGAACACAATGTAGACCATGAAGTGCAACAACACTCAAAGCCCACTACTCGTTGGCATGGATTTGTCCAATTATTAAGAAGTAGATCCAAAAAATCGCTGGCCACAATGCATCCTCTCAGTGTCATGAAGCTCTCAAGAAGAATTAGTGGTAGTATGAGGGAGGCCAAAGCTATGTTTCCAAGCTTTTGTGCAGATACTGATTTGAACTATACTAGGTTACCATGGAAGAATTTTAGCTTGTATGAGCTACAAACTGCAACCAACTATTTCAGTCATG AAAACCTGATTGGAAAGGGTGGTTATGCTGAAGTTTACAAGGGGTGTTTACGAGATGGACAGCTTGTAGCAATCAAACGTCAAACAAAGGGAACAGCCGACGAGATTATAGGGGACTTCTTATCTGAGCTTGGTATAATGGCCCATGTGAACCATCCAAATACTGCTAAGTTAATTGGCTATGGGACTGAAGGAGGAATGCACCTTGTTCTTGAACTATCTCCACATGGGAGCTTAGCTTCTCTGCTTTATG GTTCAAAGGAAAAGCTGGGATGGGGTATTAGGTATAAGATTGCATTAGGGACAGCTAAAGGTTTAGTATATCTTCATGAGGGTTGTCAAAAAAGAATCATCCACAGAGACATTAAAGCTGCAAACATTTTGCTTACAGAGGAGTATGAGCCTCAG ATATGCGATTTTGGACTTGCGAAATGGCTACCAAAGGAGTGGACTCATCATactgtttcaaaatttgaaggcACATTTGG GTATCTTGCTCCTGAGTTCTTACTGCATGGGATAGTAGATGAAAAAACTGATGTCTTTGCTTTTGGTGTGCTGCTATTGGAACTAGTCACAGGACGCCGAGCACTAGATTACTCACAGCAAAGTGTTGTTTTGTGG GCAAAACCCTTGCTGAAGAAGAATCACATTAGGGAGCTTGTTGATCCTTCTCTATCTGATGACTACAACTCTCGACAGTTGAATCTTGTGCTCTTGGTTTCCTCTTTATGCATACAACAGTCATCAATTCGACGGCCTTCTATGAGTCAG GTTCTACAGCTTCTTAATGGCGACCTTAGCTGCTTGAAATGCATAAAAAGCAGTCGAACAGCATTCTTCCAGAGAGCTTTTCATGAAGAGTTCATTGGTGCAGAAGAGTGCAACCCAATTAAGACTTAG